One genomic region from Candidatus Polarisedimenticolia bacterium encodes:
- a CDS encoding succinylglutamate desuccinylase/aspartoacylase family protein, whose translation MKKRRAQARSFAIGGKTIQPGAMDRVVIPIAPLYTQQRMDLAAFVLHGNRPGCRLWVSAGIHGDEILGMDVIRRLLRKVDAAKLAGTLVAVPFVNAFGLVQQIRYLPDRRDLNRTFPGSKHGSLAARLAHAFMNEIVARCTHGIDLHTAAIHRDNLPQIRANLNHPATRRMAEAFGAPVMIHANLRDGSLREEATSRGIPTLLYEAGEALRYDARVVRAGLDGVLGVMKSLGMIEEAPPARETLVARRTSWVRAPKSGFLIHRVDLGERVKRGERLGAIHTRIHHPLLRKTRTIVRAHQSGLIIGISRNPLVYVGDPVVHIATVGSA comes from the coding sequence ATGAAGAAACGCAGGGCTCAGGCCCGGTCGTTCGCGATCGGCGGCAAGACGATCCAACCGGGCGCGATGGATCGCGTGGTCATCCCCATTGCGCCTCTCTATACCCAGCAGCGGATGGATCTCGCGGCCTTCGTTCTGCATGGCAACCGTCCGGGATGCCGCCTTTGGGTGAGCGCAGGCATCCACGGCGACGAGATCCTCGGGATGGACGTGATTCGCCGGCTTCTCCGGAAGGTGGATGCCGCGAAGCTCGCGGGCACGCTCGTGGCCGTCCCCTTCGTCAACGCCTTCGGGCTCGTGCAGCAGATCCGCTACCTCCCGGACCGCCGTGACCTCAATCGCACGTTCCCCGGATCGAAGCATGGCTCGCTCGCCGCGCGCCTGGCGCATGCCTTCATGAACGAGATCGTGGCGCGCTGCACGCACGGCATCGACCTGCATACCGCGGCTATCCACCGGGACAACCTGCCGCAGATTCGCGCCAACCTCAATCACCCGGCGACCCGCCGGATGGCCGAGGCCTTCGGCGCCCCCGTCATGATCCACGCCAACCTCCGGGACGGCTCGTTGCGGGAGGAGGCCACCTCGCGCGGCATCCCGACTCTGCTCTACGAAGCGGGCGAGGCGCTGCGCTATGACGCGCGGGTGGTGCGCGCCGGCCTGGACGGCGTTCTCGGCGTGATGAAGTCCCTGGGCATGATCGAGGAGGCGCCCCCCGCCCGCGAAACGCTCGTAGCCCGCCGCACGAGCTGGGTCCGCGCGCCGAAGAGCGGCTTCCTCATCCACCGCGTCGACCTGGGGGAAAGGGTAAAGAGGGGAGAACGTCTCGGCGCCATTCATACGCGAATTCATCATCCCCTCCTGCGCAAGACCCGCACCATCGTCAGGGCCCACCAGAGCGGTCTGATCATCGGCATCAGCCGCAATCCCCTCGTCTATGTCGGCGACCCGGTGGTGCACATCGCCACCGTCGGCTCGGCCTGA